A window of Natronolimnobius sp. AArcel1 contains these coding sequences:
- a CDS encoding Gfo/Idh/MocA family protein, producing the protein MTYDIIQVGTGGQGERWCREYLPPNVENGLLNVVAAVDTDDSALENAKDGLGLTDEQCYTDTETAFREQDADCCAIVVPPQFHEAIVDHALAHDLHILSEKPIADTLEAAVRIAKKVDRAGKRMGVTMSHRFDQDKTTLRQELQSGEHGPLDYLQLRFTCNCRSYGSWGAFRHDIEDTLLIEGGVHHLDILADLAGARCETIYAQTWLPEWGEYAGDAQALVNMTFENGTRAVYEGAKTNAVALNGWGNEYIRAECRDSTLILDERALEQYAYDPTAEPQLGNGVDDGAAESIPLATDGPWANTWLIEQFVEWLEGGDPMATNVHDNLQSMALIEAAIKSSTTGEPVAVQELLTETNQLVSLE; encoded by the coding sequence ATGACATACGACATTATTCAGGTTGGAACGGGTGGCCAAGGGGAACGCTGGTGCCGTGAGTATTTGCCACCAAACGTCGAGAACGGACTGCTCAACGTCGTTGCCGCAGTCGATACGGACGACTCAGCACTGGAAAATGCTAAAGACGGTCTCGGCCTAACCGACGAACAGTGTTACACGGACACAGAGACGGCCTTTCGAGAACAGGATGCCGACTGCTGTGCGATCGTTGTCCCACCGCAGTTTCACGAAGCGATTGTCGACCACGCACTCGCACACGACCTACACATCCTCTCGGAGAAGCCCATCGCAGACACGCTCGAGGCGGCCGTCCGAATCGCAAAAAAAGTCGACCGCGCGGGAAAGCGAATGGGCGTGACGATGAGTCATCGGTTCGACCAGGACAAAACAACACTGCGGCAGGAACTGCAATCCGGCGAGCACGGGCCGCTCGATTATCTGCAGCTTCGCTTTACCTGTAACTGCCGCTCGTACGGCAGTTGGGGTGCGTTCCGACACGATATCGAGGATACGCTCCTCATCGAAGGCGGCGTCCATCATCTCGATATTCTCGCTGATCTCGCAGGCGCGCGATGTGAGACGATCTACGCCCAGACGTGGCTCCCCGAGTGGGGTGAGTACGCCGGTGATGCACAGGCGCTCGTCAACATGACGTTCGAGAACGGTACCCGCGCCGTCTACGAAGGGGCGAAAACCAACGCCGTTGCCCTCAATGGCTGGGGCAACGAGTACATTCGTGCCGAATGCCGTGACTCGACACTCATCCTCGATGAACGAGCCCTCGAGCAGTACGCCTACGATCCCACTGCCGAACCGCAGTTAGGCAACGGCGTCGACGACGGTGCAGCCGAATCGATTCCACTCGCGACGGATGGGCCATGGGCGAACACCTGGCTCATCGAGCAGTTCGTTGAGTGGCTCGAGGGTGGCGATCCGATGGCAACAAACGTCCACGACAACCTCCAATCGATGGCACTCATCGAGGCCGCAATCAAGAGTAGCACCACTGGCGAACCCGTCGCAGTGCAAGAACTTCTCACAGAAACGAACCAACTTGTGTCGCTCGAGTGA
- a CDS encoding pyridoxamine 5'-phosphate oxidase family protein, which yields MASIPAALHDLFEKETFAHFGTVTPDGVPHVTPVWIDYDLESDRLLVNTERGRQKERNVQATPAVGLSMVDPENPYEYLSVLGEVEEITTDGAREHIDELAHRYTGSAYDNPIETERVILSIRPDEVLAPRTD from the coding sequence ATGGCATCAATCCCTGCTGCCCTTCACGACTTGTTTGAAAAGGAAACGTTCGCTCACTTCGGGACGGTTACGCCAGATGGCGTTCCACATGTAACACCCGTCTGGATCGATTATGATCTCGAGTCAGATCGCTTGCTGGTCAACACAGAGCGCGGTCGGCAGAAAGAACGCAACGTACAGGCTACTCCCGCTGTCGGGCTCAGCATGGTCGATCCAGAGAACCCCTACGAGTACCTCTCGGTGCTTGGCGAGGTTGAGGAAATAACAACCGACGGAGCACGCGAGCACATCGATGAACTTGCCCACCGGTATACGGGATCTGCGTACGACAACCCGATTGAGACTGAACGCGTTATTCTCTCTATCCGACCGGATGAGGTTCTCGCACCCCGCACCGATTGA
- a CDS encoding transposase, with the protein MTFREMVDGALKSYPYEQQHRYDRSVSLEDLVSEIPACYLRFYDTYDHEQGSPKPWNAVFRAHVLRCVKGWKNATALYKYLKQKPFLCTQLGFEDIPDQSTLWRAWEDRLADVQEAVHTAAEVVVDIARYHDIPAPEPEFLPNQPTGTVTRSKSKDTLAREKAREVWKGAKPIVEDCFSLDRGDNASIPEGAFWEQQSYLGMRTDMHPNDGAQSFAEDSTRDRTPSGDSHRLQTKELGVERIRTMLRESARTLVARAKSTDTMGRTQMTALDLTKGNPWCGQVTRDSSGKNKEPWILGYKGESGPFFQWAVIKLVGHDVPLILDAIPVERGRKRADIVDDLLDGATDIVPGLDLVMMDREFANDGVKDACEDHGVHYLNPGVVRSSSDHEHQIAKLASEDKDFDVVEQERLDDGPTRKAVYLPKREWEREDEADDGTDVTIRQELIEDFEDIGDTTPLSADRDSDSPLRNLLDEVADEEEIDEPTRVEAPTVPFETNLPWVDVDPADEREMKHQIGRVMVRYKRRWGIENGFKKLKTFLAETQSPDHRFRYFNFAFACVLYNCWRLVDILVQLELDGEVGDGPALTANSFLTFAKKNYGLDPPD; encoded by the coding sequence ATGACGTTCCGGGAGATGGTCGATGGCGCTCTCAAAAGCTATCCGTACGAGCAACAGCACCGGTACGACCGCTCCGTCTCCCTGGAGGACCTCGTTTCGGAAATCCCAGCCTGCTACCTGCGCTTCTACGATACCTACGACCACGAACAGGGCAGTCCGAAGCCCTGGAACGCCGTTTTCCGTGCCCACGTCCTCCGCTGTGTCAAGGGCTGGAAGAACGCCACGGCCCTCTACAAGTACCTGAAGCAGAAGCCGTTCCTCTGCACGCAGCTGGGCTTCGAGGACATCCCCGACCAATCTACTCTCTGGCGGGCGTGGGAAGATCGCCTCGCCGACGTACAAGAGGCCGTCCATACAGCTGCCGAGGTAGTCGTGGACATCGCCCGCTACCACGACATCCCTGCCCCCGAACCCGAGTTCTTACCGAATCAGCCGACTGGGACGGTGACGCGGTCGAAGAGCAAAGACACGCTCGCACGCGAAAAGGCGCGTGAGGTCTGGAAGGGCGCGAAACCGATCGTCGAGGACTGCTTCTCCCTCGATCGCGGCGACAACGCTTCGATCCCCGAGGGCGCGTTCTGGGAACAGCAGTCCTACCTCGGAATGCGGACCGACATGCATCCGAACGACGGTGCGCAGTCGTTCGCGGAAGACTCCACGCGGGATCGAACACCGTCAGGCGACTCCCACCGACTCCAGACGAAAGAACTCGGCGTCGAGCGCATTCGGACGATGCTCCGCGAGAGTGCTCGGACGCTGGTTGCACGGGCGAAATCGACGGACACGATGGGGCGCACGCAGATGACGGCTCTGGACCTCACGAAGGGCAACCCGTGGTGCGGCCAGGTCACGCGCGACAGCAGCGGGAAGAACAAGGAGCCGTGGATTCTGGGGTACAAGGGCGAGAGCGGACCGTTCTTCCAGTGGGCCGTCATCAAACTCGTCGGCCACGATGTGCCGCTAATCCTCGATGCGATCCCGGTCGAACGTGGTCGAAAGCGGGCCGACATCGTGGACGATCTCCTCGACGGTGCGACCGACATCGTCCCCGGCTTAGACCTCGTGATGATGGACCGCGAGTTCGCCAATGATGGCGTCAAAGACGCCTGCGAGGACCACGGTGTCCACTACCTGAATCCGGGTGTGGTGCGGTCCAGCAGCGACCACGAACACCAGATTGCCAAGCTCGCCAGCGAGGACAAAGACTTCGACGTCGTCGAGCAGGAGCGACTCGACGATGGACCGACGCGGAAGGCGGTCTACCTCCCGAAGCGCGAGTGGGAACGAGAAGACGAGGCCGATGACGGCACGGACGTGACGATTCGCCAGGAACTCATCGAAGACTTCGAGGACATCGGCGATACAACACCGCTCTCGGCGGATCGTGATAGCGACTCGCCGTTGAGGAATCTTCTCGATGAAGTAGCGGACGAGGAGGAGATCGACGAGCCGACACGAGTCGAAGCGCCGACGGTACCCTTCGAGACGAACCTGCCGTGGGTAGACGTCGATCCCGCTGACGAACGGGAGATGAAGCACCAGATCGGGCGGGTAATGGTCCGGTATAAGCGGCGCTGGGGTATCGAAAACGGGTTCAAGAAGCTGAAGACGTTCCTCGCAGAGACACAGTCGCCCGACCACCGGTTCCGGTACTTCAATTTCGCGTTCGCCTGTGTCCTATACAACTGCTGGCGGCTGGTGGATATCCTCGTCCAACTCGAACTGGATGGCGAAGTGGGGGACGGGCCGGCGCTCACGGCGAACTCGTTCCTGACGTTCGCCAAGAAGAATTACGGCCTCGACCCACCCGACTAA
- a CDS encoding DUF753 domain-containing protein encodes MSSDDNPRQVNRRSVLRSTSVGVVGATAGGAALSSLLGTVSAEEPTQSDRERLEDVEEIQEILVELGVERLPGPGRIEKRQIKDDGEITDGELLLWKVEIRQYGTLLVTENGDDIGSVFMFDPELSKAPSGYAAAEEANASLGPTGSDLTFSRNATDQEEKAIVSAIGDEDIDGIQATASTSIDGFYVSAGPEDPDDDDVTTSEYVVEVDDSFDVATETLSEIDRLGEGDLAELLSVREADFHIAAIPDPRDIVVDIIRDWIVTSLASESLDYLGVECNTTCPDCVMYIIDVATTCRSCLPACSSGASGVGAIVCVACFYAFCNDSLAQADCLACLACVIEGEEPDTPETNPPRWVLDQLPSPPSNPL; translated from the coding sequence ATGTCATCGGACGACAACCCGCGACAGGTGAACCGTAGATCAGTGCTCCGAAGCACCAGCGTCGGTGTGGTTGGAGCTACGGCTGGTGGGGCGGCGTTGAGTTCCCTGCTCGGAACCGTCTCCGCTGAGGAGCCGACACAATCGGACCGGGAACGCTTGGAAGACGTGGAGGAGATCCAAGAGATACTCGTGGAACTCGGCGTCGAACGACTTCCCGGTCCGGGTCGGATCGAAAAACGGCAGATCAAAGATGACGGCGAGATCACCGACGGAGAACTCCTCCTGTGGAAAGTGGAAATCAGGCAGTACGGCACCCTGCTGGTCACCGAGAACGGCGACGACATCGGTTCGGTGTTCATGTTCGACCCAGAACTGTCGAAGGCGCCATCGGGTTACGCGGCTGCGGAGGAGGCGAACGCGTCACTGGGCCCCACTGGCTCTGATCTCACCTTCAGCCGAAACGCGACTGATCAGGAGGAAAAAGCGATAGTGTCGGCAATCGGTGATGAGGACATCGATGGGATTCAGGCAACAGCCTCGACGTCAATTGACGGGTTCTACGTGTCGGCCGGTCCCGAGGATCCGGACGATGACGATGTGACGACGAGCGAGTACGTCGTCGAAGTCGACGACTCCTTCGACGTCGCTACGGAAACGCTCTCCGAGATTGATCGATTGGGAGAGGGCGATCTCGCCGAGCTGCTGTCGGTTCGCGAAGCGGACTTCCATATCGCTGCGATTCCGGATCCGAGGGATATCGTCGTGGACATCATCAGGGATTGGATCGTCACCTCGCTCGCGAGCGAAAGCCTTGACTATCTGGGTGTCGAGTGCAACACGACGTGTCCGGACTGCGTCATGTACATCATAGATGTCGCGACGACCTGCAGGAGTTGCCTCCCAGCCTGCAGTTCCGGCGCGTCGGGTGTCGGCGCCATCGTGTGCGTCGCTTGCTTCTACGCGTTCTGTAATGATTCGCTGGCTCAGGCGGATTGTCTCGCCTGTCTCGCCTGTGTCATTGAGGGGGAAGAACCGGACACGCCGGAGACGAATCCCCCCCGATGGGTGCTGGACCAACTTCCGAGTCCACCGTCCAATCCGCTGTGA
- a CDS encoding bacterio-opsin activator domain-containing protein: MSESDAYTRSTTDEQAVDEETGDEETNLERESDTAATETLRILLIEDNPGDARLIEEMLKDTEELAQRVSGDGAVTETPSITHKARLEEGLAVLSETATDIVLLDLNLPDSTGLETLESVHEESEDAPIVVLTGLRDQQVGVQAIQRGAQDFLVKDEVTSELLIRTIHHAIERARQELERRRQREQLESLNRLNRIAHDITHAVITTETRAELEQRVCDRLAESDAYRFAWIGGVNPGSDQVMPKAAAGVEDGYLETVDISVSETDPSGQGPSGIALRTGEVQVANNIQTDPTFEPWRSAATDRGYESSVAVPIVHEDLVYGVLNIYGESAAEFASPETTILSRIGDTIAHAITAIERRDALVSDAVIELEFRVEQMADELVALSAEESCTIELEQLVRGDETLLAYGSATDVSKDVFEDAVADTDGIDDVRFLAAKREAFEFELVAPAAVSLFETIATHGGRVDSATISDGEFRFVVELPRGRDTRQMIELLREDHSDVTYLAQRTTERSESTNGNSTSVLEDDLTEKQRAALETAYFAGYFDWPRESTGEEIAERLGIAPATFNQHLRTAERKFFDATLDE; this comes from the coding sequence ATGAGTGAATCCGACGCATACACCCGATCCACCACAGACGAGCAGGCTGTAGACGAGGAAACCGGTGACGAAGAGACCAACCTCGAGAGAGAAAGCGACACAGCAGCCACTGAAACCTTGCGGATCCTCCTGATCGAGGATAATCCGGGCGATGCACGGCTGATCGAAGAGATGCTCAAAGACACCGAGGAACTTGCCCAGCGAGTCAGTGGTGACGGTGCCGTCACGGAAACCCCGTCAATCACCCATAAGGCACGACTTGAGGAGGGGCTGGCTGTCCTCTCGGAGACCGCCACCGATATCGTCTTGCTCGATCTGAACTTGCCCGATAGTACTGGACTCGAGACGCTCGAGTCTGTCCACGAGGAAAGTGAGGACGCACCCATTGTGGTGTTGACGGGACTCAGGGATCAACAGGTCGGCGTGCAAGCGATACAGCGCGGAGCACAGGACTTTCTGGTCAAAGATGAGGTGACGAGTGAGTTACTCATCAGGACGATCCATCACGCAATCGAACGCGCTCGCCAGGAACTCGAACGCCGACGCCAGCGCGAACAACTGGAGTCACTCAACCGCCTCAATCGAATCGCCCACGACATTACGCACGCAGTGATCACAACGGAAACCCGGGCAGAACTCGAACAGCGAGTCTGTGACCGCCTCGCAGAATCGGACGCCTATCGGTTCGCCTGGATCGGTGGCGTCAATCCCGGAAGCGACCAGGTCATGCCAAAAGCCGCGGCCGGTGTCGAAGATGGCTACCTCGAGACGGTCGATATCAGTGTTTCAGAGACTGATCCCTCGGGGCAGGGGCCATCTGGAATCGCACTCCGAACCGGTGAGGTGCAGGTCGCAAACAATATCCAGACGGATCCGACGTTCGAGCCATGGCGTAGTGCAGCCACAGATCGTGGCTACGAGTCGTCTGTTGCAGTCCCGATTGTCCACGAGGATCTCGTCTACGGCGTGTTGAACATTTACGGCGAGTCTGCAGCCGAGTTTGCCAGCCCCGAAACGACGATCCTCTCGCGGATCGGTGACACGATAGCACACGCGATTACAGCGATCGAACGCCGCGATGCGCTTGTCAGTGACGCCGTTATCGAACTCGAGTTCCGCGTCGAGCAGATGGCCGATGAACTGGTCGCGCTGTCGGCAGAAGAGTCCTGTACGATCGAACTCGAGCAACTCGTCCGCGGTGACGAGACACTGCTTGCCTATGGGTCTGCGACGGATGTCTCCAAAGACGTGTTCGAAGATGCAGTCGCTGACACTGACGGTATCGACGATGTTCGTTTCCTCGCAGCCAAGCGCGAAGCCTTTGAGTTCGAACTCGTCGCACCGGCTGCCGTCTCGCTGTTTGAGACGATTGCGACGCACGGTGGCCGGGTTGACTCGGCGACGATCAGCGACGGCGAGTTCCGTTTCGTTGTCGAACTCCCACGCGGTCGCGATACCCGCCAGATGATCGAACTCCTCAGAGAAGATCACTCAGACGTCACCTATCTCGCACAGCGGACAACCGAACGGAGCGAGTCTACGAACGGGAACTCGACGAGCGTTCTCGAGGATGATCTCACGGAAAAACAACGGGCTGCCCTCGAGACGGCGTACTTTGCGGGCTACTTTGATTGGCCACGCGAGAGCACGGGCGAGGAGATCGCCGAACGTCTCGGTATCGCGCCTGCAACTTTCAACCAGCATCTCCGAACGGCAGAGCGAAAATTCTTCGACGCGACGCTCGACGAATAA
- a CDS encoding response regulator, whose protein sequence is MTAGAGSTDTAQILLVEDNPGDVRLTKEAFKQGRIENDLHVVSDGTEALDFLAQQNEYSDAPRPDLILLDLNLPRTDGEEVLLELKADPQLRSIPVIVLTSSRAEEDIARSYELHANAYLTKPVDPDEFIETVRAFEEFWFSVVRLPPEVEQQ, encoded by the coding sequence ATGACTGCAGGAGCCGGGAGTACGGATACCGCACAGATTCTCCTCGTTGAGGACAACCCCGGAGACGTTCGACTCACGAAAGAGGCGTTCAAACAGGGACGCATCGAAAACGACCTCCATGTCGTCTCTGACGGGACCGAAGCACTCGATTTTCTTGCACAGCAAAACGAGTACAGTGACGCACCGCGGCCGGATCTCATCTTGCTCGATCTCAACCTCCCGCGAACCGACGGTGAAGAGGTACTACTCGAACTGAAAGCTGATCCACAGCTTCGGTCGATTCCAGTTATCGTGCTCACGAGTTCGCGTGCGGAAGAAGACATTGCACGCTCCTACGAGTTGCACGCAAATGCCTACCTCACGAAACCCGTCGACCCAGACGAGTTTATCGAGACAGTCCGTGCGTTCGAGGAATTCTGGTTTTCCGTCGTACGGCTTCCACCAGAGGTCGAACAGCAATGA
- a CDS encoding sugar phosphate isomerase/epimerase, with protein sequence MNVGVLTAPLYDQSVEEAIEYLDSIDVDAIELGCGGFVGDEHLSTDALDDEETQAELLEAVDQYEMEISALATHNNPIHPDDERAAEDDQQLRDAIALAGQLGVDAVTCFSGLPGGSPDDETPNWITAPWPPEHLEALEYQWDVAIDYWSEINDHAEEHGVDVGIEMHPNMLVYEPEGMLKLREEAGDRIGANFDPSHLYWQGIDVTEAIRVLGEDDAIHHFHAKDTKVYDTNARVKGVLDTASYTEEADRSWLFRSIGYGHGEEHWKDVVSTLRMVGYDGALSIEHEDSLTSGREGLEKAVDVLSRAVFETEPGDAYWAE encoded by the coding sequence ATGAACGTTGGTGTACTTACGGCGCCCCTGTATGATCAATCCGTAGAAGAAGCAATCGAGTACTTAGATAGCATCGACGTCGACGCCATCGAACTCGGCTGTGGTGGCTTCGTCGGCGATGAGCACCTGAGTACAGACGCGCTGGACGACGAAGAAACGCAGGCTGAACTGCTCGAGGCTGTCGACCAGTACGAGATGGAGATTAGCGCGCTGGCGACACACAACAACCCAATTCATCCGGATGACGAGCGAGCGGCCGAAGACGATCAGCAACTCCGAGATGCAATTGCACTCGCTGGCCAGCTTGGGGTCGATGCGGTCACCTGCTTTTCGGGTCTCCCCGGCGGAAGCCCGGATGACGAGACGCCAAACTGGATCACCGCCCCATGGCCACCGGAGCATCTGGAGGCACTCGAGTACCAGTGGGACGTTGCCATCGATTACTGGAGCGAGATTAACGACCACGCAGAAGAGCACGGCGTCGATGTCGGTATCGAGATGCACCCGAACATGCTGGTGTATGAACCTGAGGGCATGTTGAAACTCCGTGAAGAAGCCGGCGACCGTATCGGGGCGAACTTCGATCCGTCACACCTCTACTGGCAGGGAATCGACGTAACCGAAGCGATTCGCGTCCTCGGCGAAGACGATGCAATTCATCACTTCCACGCCAAAGATACCAAGGTCTACGACACCAACGCTCGAGTGAAAGGCGTACTCGATACGGCATCCTACACCGAGGAGGCCGACCGCTCGTGGCTGTTCCGCTCGATTGGCTACGGCCACGGCGAAGAACACTGGAAAGATGTCGTCTCGACGCTCCGAATGGTCGGCTACGACGGCGCGCTCTCGATTGAACACGAAGACTCGCTGACCAGCGGTCGAGAAGGTCTCGAGAAAGCAGTTGACGTCCTCTCTCGGGCCGTCTTCGAGACGGAACCTGGCGACGCGTACTGGGCCGAATAA
- a CDS encoding ABC transporter ATP-binding protein, producing the protein MSSIDFENVTKVYGGEIVAVEDFNLTIRSGEFLTLVGPSGSGKSTLLRMVAGLEDISGGTIAIGDEVVNMLPPRHRDIAMVFQSYALYPHLSVRENMAFGLKRSTDLPDDEIYNRVEEAAALMGIPELLDDRPKQLSGGQQQRVATGRAIVREPAVFLFDEPLSNLDAKLRKHMRTELQRIQQELDTTTIYVTHDQEEAMTMSDRIAILNHGELQQVGTPREVYNDPRNLFVAQFIGSPSMNIFDVQYEATENGGRLTGDVTIPIDAERAQQIETVGASNLKLGVRPEHVNVNRTSGEGHVNAFIDIIEPLGARDLLYFTLEAETDDESLVSSDAAALEEDESSPEGEVNERKAFIDPESISPDAHEVYLDLSLEQAHLFDADTGANIAHVAEEEQEAPPTA; encoded by the coding sequence ATGAGTTCGATCGATTTCGAGAACGTGACGAAGGTGTACGGTGGCGAGATTGTCGCTGTCGAGGACTTCAATTTGACAATTCGAAGCGGTGAGTTTCTCACACTGGTCGGACCGAGTGGGTCCGGGAAGTCGACACTACTCCGGATGGTGGCGGGACTCGAGGATATCTCGGGGGGAACAATCGCGATCGGCGATGAGGTAGTCAACATGCTCCCACCTCGCCATCGCGACATCGCAATGGTGTTCCAGAGTTACGCGCTGTATCCACACCTCAGCGTTCGCGAGAACATGGCGTTTGGCTTGAAACGGTCGACCGATCTGCCAGACGACGAGATCTACAACCGCGTTGAGGAGGCTGCAGCACTGATGGGGATTCCGGAACTGCTTGACGATCGTCCGAAACAGCTTTCGGGCGGGCAACAACAGCGTGTCGCGACCGGGCGCGCAATCGTCCGTGAACCCGCAGTGTTCCTGTTTGACGAGCCGCTGTCGAACCTCGACGCTAAACTCCGGAAACACATGCGCACGGAGCTACAGCGCATCCAGCAAGAACTCGATACGACGACGATCTACGTCACTCACGACCAAGAGGAGGCAATGACGATGTCCGATCGAATCGCGATTCTCAACCACGGTGAACTCCAGCAGGTCGGCACGCCGCGTGAGGTCTACAACGACCCGCGCAACCTGTTCGTCGCACAGTTCATCGGCAGTCCGTCGATGAACATTTTCGATGTGCAGTACGAAGCAACCGAAAACGGCGGTCGACTCACCGGTGACGTCACCATCCCAATCGACGCCGAGCGAGCACAGCAGATCGAAACCGTCGGTGCATCGAATCTCAAACTCGGTGTCCGCCCCGAACACGTCAACGTGAACCGAACCAGCGGCGAGGGCCACGTCAACGCCTTCATCGACATCATCGAACCACTCGGTGCACGCGACCTGCTGTACTTCACACTCGAGGCTGAGACGGACGACGAGAGTCTGGTCTCAAGTGATGCTGCAGCACTCGAGGAAGACGAATCCTCACCGGAAGGCGAAGTGAACGAGCGAAAGGCGTTCATCGATCCCGAATCGATTTCGCCCGATGCACACGAGGTGTACCTCGATCTTAGCCTCGAGCAGGCGCACCTCTTTGACGCGGACACCGGGGCAAACATCGCACACGTTGCCGAGGAAGAACAGGAAGCGCCGCCAACGGCCTAA
- a CDS encoding DUF4157 domain-containing protein, with the protein MPAATELEVRDSSSAYEREADELASEALRSDAGVGSLTPSQAALSVQRMHKHELLEVLDDELEEDLSEEFEDGLPEEVLEKLPEALREGYENGHPAFTRAYEREFDNATFQDLTKSSFRKSERWGGKGSVHWTWEEIASSILYNSRDGIENLSDREQRTLALFMNESDEIAAEFGKAIERHWQGLSGGDYLNETVEKGTAGAMVDFSLGQPFIATTVGAITAPVKAQLEYQVDKRLPKDYEEYDGLSGKRELLSDSFGALTGIEDDEFAKEGDKETTPETKQTEFGDSKYGDQMQTGAKIGTEDQSMDPEQVKENLQELRAIQSEEWIDLGQSQREEYIKTLQEVGLMSRVLVGTMASIDPENVNQSDPVGYAKKGTTSAGVSGSTRTAKTAGSDVANSRNVDLAEALSEGASKGSMKGIATILTKIVTDGLGTEGTIKAIGDRIEEDILKAVKGIRSQREQTQDSKETYDDLVVELIRILDEEERFEDYD; encoded by the coding sequence TTGCCGGCTGCAACAGAACTCGAGGTGCGAGATTCCTCGAGTGCGTACGAGCGTGAGGCGGACGAGCTTGCCAGTGAGGCGCTCCGATCGGATGCTGGTGTGGGGTCGCTCACGCCGAGCCAAGCAGCGCTGTCCGTCCAGCGGATGCACAAACACGAACTCCTCGAGGTCCTCGACGACGAACTCGAGGAAGACCTCTCCGAGGAGTTCGAGGACGGCCTGCCCGAGGAGGTCCTCGAAAAGCTACCGGAGGCGCTGCGTGAGGGCTACGAGAACGGCCATCCAGCGTTTACGCGGGCCTACGAGCGGGAGTTCGACAACGCGACGTTTCAGGATCTCACCAAATCGTCGTTCCGAAAGAGCGAGCGTTGGGGCGGTAAAGGATCGGTCCACTGGACCTGGGAAGAGATCGCCAGTTCGATTCTGTACAACAGTCGGGACGGGATCGAGAACCTCAGCGACCGCGAGCAGCGAACGCTGGCGCTGTTCATGAACGAATCCGACGAGATCGCTGCGGAGTTCGGAAAAGCGATCGAGCGCCACTGGCAAGGTCTTTCCGGAGGCGATTATCTTAACGAGACCGTCGAGAAAGGGACTGCCGGTGCGATGGTCGATTTCTCGCTCGGTCAGCCGTTTATTGCAACCACAGTGGGAGCGATTACTGCGCCTGTCAAAGCACAACTCGAGTATCAGGTTGATAAGCGTCTGCCGAAGGATTACGAAGAGTACGACGGACTTTCAGGTAAGCGAGAATTGCTTAGTGATTCATTTGGAGCTCTTACTGGAATCGAAGATGATGAATTTGCGAAAGAGGGTGATAAAGAAACCACGCCTGAAACTAAGCAAACGGAATTTGGGGACAGTAAATACGGCGATCAGATGCAAACTGGTGCGAAGATCGGCACCGAAGACCAGTCGATGGATCCAGAACAGGTCAAAGAAAACCTCCAAGAACTCAGAGCAATACAGAGCGAGGAGTGGATTGATCTAGGCCAGAGTCAACGTGAAGAGTACATTAAGACGTTGCAGGAAGTGGGACTGATGTCGCGTGTACTCGTCGGTACGATGGCATCGATCGATCCGGAAAACGTCAATCAATCGGATCCCGTTGGGTATGCAAAAAAGGGCACGACGAGTGCCGGTGTATCAGGATCTACTAGGACAGCAAAGACAGCAGGAAGCGATGTCGCTAACTCACGTAACGTTGATCTGGCTGAGGCACTGTCAGAGGGTGCATCGAAAGGGAGTATGAAAGGGATTGCAACCATCCTCACGAAAATAGTTACCGATGGGCTTGGCACTGAAGGGACAATCAAAGCGATAGGAGACAGAATAGAGGAAGACATTCTGAAAGCTGTGAAAGGAATCAGATCCCAACGGGAACAGACGCAGGATTCGAAGGAAACGTACGACGACCTCGTCGTCGAACTAATTAGAATATTGGATGAAGAGGAGCGTTTCGAGGATTATGACTAA
- the tnpA gene encoding IS200/IS605 family transposase, which produces MKYNLQTGSHTVYALQYHFVTVTKYRATILTEEIAERIGEIANELSDDFGVGIQNVNGGSDHIHILFTAKPTTDMTKFINSLKGVTSRKVRSEYPEVKQTLEDSFWQPGYFLASTGQVSIDVLMDYVEDQ; this is translated from the coding sequence ATGAAGTACAACCTTCAAACCGGGTCGCACACGGTCTACGCGCTCCAATATCACTTTGTGACCGTTACGAAGTACCGTGCGACCATCCTCACCGAAGAAATCGCGGAGCGTATCGGTGAGATTGCGAACGAACTCTCAGACGACTTTGGGGTAGGAATCCAGAACGTGAACGGTGGGAGCGACCACATTCACATCCTGTTCACCGCGAAACCGACCACCGACATGACGAAGTTCATCAACTCGCTAAAGGGCGTCACGTCGCGGAAGGTTCGCAGTGAGTATCCCGAAGTGAAACAGACGCTGGAAGATTCGTTCTGGCAGCCGGGGTACTTCCTCGCCAGCACCGGGCAAGTGAGCATCGACGTTCTCATGGACTACGTGGAGGATCAGTGA